The genomic window ATAGAAGTAGTAAATGATATTTTAAAAGATTTAAATGTCAGTGATAAGAAAAAGATTGTTGTATTTAATAAGAGTGATAATTTACCAAAAGAAGTTATACAAGACTTTCAGCAATATATAAAATTTATTCAGACAAAAGAAAATTATTCAGCAGTACTATTATCTGGCTTAACTGGTATTGGTATTGATAATCTTATGAAAGAAATAGAAACTCAACTTATAACATAGTTGTCTGGAGATTCTATGAACATATTAATAAAAAATGCCACGATTGTGAGTATGGGATCATCGGGTGTTATTAATAATGGACAAATCCTGATAGATGGAACACGAATTGTCTCAATTGCCCCGCAAACCGAAACCACTTCAGATGTTGAAACAACCGTAGATCAGGTAATTGATGCAACAGGAAAAATCGTTATGCCTGGTCTGATAGATTCTCACTTTCACACATGTCAGCATTTGATGCGAGGGATGGGTGCTGCAATTGCTCGAAGTGGCACACGCTATCCTTTTTGGAAAAACTATCTCATTCCGTTTGAATCACAGTTATCTCAGGAAGACGTATATTTGAGTGGTGTTGCAGCATATACCAATTTAATACGTGTTGGCACAACTTGTTTTGCAGAACATGGCGGACGTCATCCCGAACAGTTAGTAAAAGCAGCTGAAGATGTTGGTATACGTGGACTTATGGCAATTTCTACTATGGATATGGATACAGGATTACCTAGTTTGCCAGACAATATGCTATTTTCGACAGAAGAAGCAATTGAGAAAAATCTGGAAATAGTACAACGCTGGCCATTCAAAAACAACGATGATAACAACCTTATACGCGGTGTTTTCTCATTACGACAAATCACTGTTTGTACACCTCAACTAATACAAAAAACAGCTCAACTGGCTGAAGAATATAACACTATGGTACAAACCCATGCTAATGAAGGTCATTATGAAATTTATCATGCTCTGGACCATCATGGAATGAGACCT from SAR202 cluster bacterium includes these protein-coding regions:
- a CDS encoding amidohydrolase encodes the protein MNILIKNATIVSMGSSGVINNGQILIDGTRIVSIAPQTETTSDVETTVDQVIDATGKIVMPGLIDSHFHTCQHLMRGMGAAIARSGTRYPFWKNYLIPFESQLSQEDVYLSGVAAYTNLIRVGTTCFAEHGGRHPEQLVKAAEDVGIRGLMAISTMDMDTGLPSLPDNMLFSTEEAIEKNLEIVQRWPFKNNDDNNLIRGVFSLRQITVCTPQLIQKTAQLAEEYNTMVQTHANEGHYEIYHALDHHGMRPANYLASLDFLNSNVIAAHSVLLSDEEVDLYAKHQVGVAHCPSPNFSSLGMTKLLQMKKLGIKIGIGTDGANRGSLDLFEAMKLSGIAQSLHYGTPYLDSNIVNPFELVTMATLGGARVCGLDEEIGSLETGKRADLLILNPGLNALPIDDPYFAIVNSLRGSDVNDVIINGQIVMHNSKILNIDENEIARQVSVRAPQLRQIVLDKIN